In Deinococcus maricopensis DSM 21211, the sequence CGCAGGGTGTTGAACGTGGCCATTTGTCCAATGTTACAAAACGCTCGTTTGTTTTTGGTCAATCGTCCATTGCCGCCTGTCTGCGCCCCTCGGTACGCTCGGGACACGTCGGTCACAATCCCTGGTTCCTTTCGGAGGTTTCCCATGCTGCATGTCCTCTCCCCCTTCGGCGGCGCGCAATGAAGCACGCCCGCGTTCTCATTCATGGCCACGCGCAAGACGTCACCATTGACGGCGAGTTCGTCGTCACCGCCGGCGGTCACCGCTACCGCCACGACGACGTCACGTGGCTGCCGCCCGTGCAGACCGGCACCATCCTCGCGCTCGCGCTGAACTACGCCGACCACGCCACCGAACTCCAGCTCGACAAGCCCGAACAGCCCGCGCTGTTCGCCAAACTCCCGAATACCCTCGTGGGCCACCTCGGCACGGTCATCCGCCCGGCCGGCGTGCAGTACATGCACTACGAGAACGAGCTCGCCGTCATCATCGGCAAGCCCGCACGCCGCGTCAGCGTCGAGGACGCCATGGACCACGTGAAGGGCTACACCATCTTCAACGACCTCGTCGTGCGCGACTTCGTCATCAACCACTTCCGCCCGCCCATCAAACCGAAGAACTTCGACACCTTCGGCCCGATCGGCCCGTGGTGGGTGGACGCCGCGGACATCGCGGACCCGCACAACCTGAACATCACCACGTACGTGAACGGGGAGCTGCGGCAGGAAGGCAACACCCGCGACATGGTGTTCAACATCCCCGAGATCATCAGCTACGTCAGCCAGTTCATGACGCTGCGCGAAAACGACGTCATCTGCACCGGCACGCCCAAGGGCATCAGCCACATCCACCCCGGCGACGTCATGGAACTGCACATTGAGGGCATCGGGATGCTGCGCAACCGCGTGATCGCCGAGGAGGAACTCCTGGAAGGCGCGATGACGGCGGAGGTGGCGCGATGACTGCCACGATGGACAAGGCCTCGGAGCTGCGCGCCGCCCGCGCCCGCAGCGGCCTGAAGCACTTCATCGGCGGCGCGTGGGTGGACAGCGCGTCCGGTGAGACGTTCGAGACGCACGCGCCGAGCGACAACAGCGTCATCACGCACGCCGCGAGCGGCAACGCCGAGGACATCGACCGGGCCGCGCGCGCCGCGCACGACGCGTTCCCCGCCTGGCGCGCCCTGGACGGCAAGGCCCGCCGCAAGATTCTCTACAAGGTCGCGGCGCTCATCGAGGACCGCGCCGAGGAGATCGCCCTGCTCGAAAGCCTCGACACGGGCCAGCCGATCCGCTTCATGCGCAGCGCCGCCGCGCGCGCCGCCGAGAACTTCCGGTTCTTCGCGGACCGCGCGGAAGGCGCGCAGGACGGCCTGAGCCTCCCGGCAAAAGGCTTCCTGAACTACACGGTGCGCCAGCCCATCGGGCCGGTGGGCGTGATCACGCCGTGGAACACGCCGTTCATGCTGTCGTCGTGGAAGATCGCCCCGGCGCTCGCGGCGGGCTGCACCGTCGTGCACAAACCCGCCGAGTGGAGCCCCGTGACCGCCACGCTCCTCGCGGAAATCCTGGACGAAGCGGGCGTGCCCAAGGGCGTCGTGAACCTCGTGCACGGCTACGGCGAAACCGCCGGGAAAGCCCTGACGGAACACCCGCTCATCAAGGCCATCGCGTTCATCGGGGAGAGCAGCACCGGCAGCCTCATCCAGAAGCAGGGCGCCGACACCCTCAAACGCACGCACCTCGAACTCGGCGGGAAGAACCCCATGGTCGTCTTCGCGGACGCCGACCTCGACCGCGCGCTCGACGCGGCCGTGTTCATGCTGTACAGCCTGAACGGGCAGCGCTGCACGTCGTCGAGCCGCCTGCTGGTGGAGCGCGGTATCTACGAGGAGTTCGCGGCGGGCATTGCGGAACGCGTCGCGAACATCCGCGTGGGCGACCCGCTCGATCCGGACACCGAGGTCGGTCCGCTCATCCACCCGCGCCAGTTCGACAAGGTCTGCTCGTACTTCGACATTGCCCGCCAGGACGGCGCGACCGTCGCGGTCGGCGGGGAGCGCCTCGGGGACACCGGAAACTACGTGCGCCCCACGCTGTTCACGAACGCCCGCACGGACATGCGCATCGCGCAGGAGGAGATCTTCGGGCCGGTCCTGACGGTCATTCCCTTCGATGACGAAGCGGACGCGCTGCGCATCGCGAACGACGTGAAGTACGGCCTCGCCGGGTACCTGTGGACGAATGACGTCACCCGCGCGCACAACTTCGCGCAGGGCCTCGACGTGGGCATGGTGTGGGTGAACAGCGAGAACGTCCGCCACCTCCCCAGCCCGTTCGGCGGCATGAAGGCCAGCGGCATCGGCCGTGACGGCGGCGACTACAGCTTCGACTTCTACATGGAGACGAAGAACATCGCCGTGAACCTCGACGGGCACCGCGCGCAGAAGTTCGGCGTCGGCGAGCGCGGCAGCGCGAAACCCACCCTCGGCACCGCACCCGAGAAGAAACTCGCGGAATAACCCCCGACCGGGCCGCCCCGACGCGCGGGCGGCCCACAAAGGAGCACTTATGGGCGCACGTAATGGTCAGGCCTTCCTGGACCGCCTCCGCCAGCAGCCTCCCACGCTGTACGTGGACGGCGCGCGGGTCGAGGACCCCACCACCCACCCCGCCACGCGCAACATGGCGCGCAGCCTCGCCGGGCTGTACGACCTGCAATTTGACCCCATGCACCGCGACCTCCTCACGTACGAGGAGAACGGCGAGCGGTACGCGACGAGCTTCATGGTGCCGCGCACGCCCGAGGACCTCGCGAAGATCGGCGAGGCGCACCGCCTCCGCGCGAACTACGCCCTCGGCTTCCTGGGCCGCGCGCCCGACTACATGAACGCGAACGTCATGGCGGCCGGCATGGCTAGCGACTACTTCGAGGCGTGCGAGGGGAGCGGCGAGATCGGCTCGGGCCGCAACTTCGGCGAGAACATGCGCCGCTACTACGAGTACGTGCGCGATCACGACCTGTGCCTCACGCACGCGCTCACGAACCCGCAGGTGAACCGCGCGCGAATGGCGTCCGAACTGCCCGACCCGTACATCGCGCTCGGCATCGTGCGCGAAACGGAAGAAGGCGTCGTGGTGCGCGGCGCGCGCATGCTCGCCACGCTGCCCATCGCGGACGAGATCCTGATCTTCCCCTCCACCGTCATCAAGGAGAACGGCGATCGCAGCCGCTACGCCATCGGGTTCGGACTGCCCACGAACGCGCCCGGCCTGTCCTTCCAGTGCCGCGAGCCGTTCGACACCGGACGGGACGTGGAGGACCACCCGCTGTCCAGCCGCTTCGACGAGCAGGACGCCTTCGTGATCTTCGACGACGTGCTCGTGCCGTGGGAGCGCGTGTTCCTGATGTACGACATGAACCTCGCGAACCAGGCGTACGCGCGGACCGACGCGGTGCTGCACATGGCGTACCAGGTCGTGAACCTGAAAATCGCGAAGACCGAGGCGATGCTCGGCGTGGCGCAGAGCATCGTGAACACCATCGGCAGCGGACAGTTCCAGCACGTGCAGGGCAAGGTCAGCGAACTGATCCTCACGCTGGAGATCATGAAGGGCCTGGAGGTCGCCGCGCGGGCCGGCGCGACCGTGAACCAGTACGGCGTGCTCACACCCGCTCGCGGGCCGCTCGACGCCGCCCGCAACTACTACCCGAGCGTGTACCCGCGCCTGCAGGAAATCATTCAGCTGCTCGGCGCCAGCGGCATCATCATGATGCCCGGCAAGGCCGACCGCGAGGGTCCCATGGGCCCGTTCATCGAGAAGTACCTCCAGGCGGCAGGCGCCAACGCCGAGGAACGCCTGCGGC encodes:
- a CDS encoding fumarylacetoacetate hydrolase family protein; amino-acid sequence: MKHARVLIHGHAQDVTIDGEFVVTAGGHRYRHDDVTWLPPVQTGTILALALNYADHATELQLDKPEQPALFAKLPNTLVGHLGTVIRPAGVQYMHYENELAVIIGKPARRVSVEDAMDHVKGYTIFNDLVVRDFVINHFRPPIKPKNFDTFGPIGPWWVDAADIADPHNLNITTYVNGELRQEGNTRDMVFNIPEIISYVSQFMTLRENDVICTGTPKGISHIHPGDVMELHIEGIGMLRNRVIAEEELLEGAMTAEVAR
- the hpaE gene encoding 5-carboxymethyl-2-hydroxymuconate semialdehyde dehydrogenase; protein product: MTATMDKASELRAARARSGLKHFIGGAWVDSASGETFETHAPSDNSVITHAASGNAEDIDRAARAAHDAFPAWRALDGKARRKILYKVAALIEDRAEEIALLESLDTGQPIRFMRSAAARAAENFRFFADRAEGAQDGLSLPAKGFLNYTVRQPIGPVGVITPWNTPFMLSSWKIAPALAAGCTVVHKPAEWSPVTATLLAEILDEAGVPKGVVNLVHGYGETAGKALTEHPLIKAIAFIGESSTGSLIQKQGADTLKRTHLELGGKNPMVVFADADLDRALDAAVFMLYSLNGQRCTSSSRLLVERGIYEEFAAGIAERVANIRVGDPLDPDTEVGPLIHPRQFDKVCSYFDIARQDGATVAVGGERLGDTGNYVRPTLFTNARTDMRIAQEEIFGPVLTVIPFDDEADALRIANDVKYGLAGYLWTNDVTRAHNFAQGLDVGMVWVNSENVRHLPSPFGGMKASGIGRDGGDYSFDFYMETKNIAVNLDGHRAQKFGVGERGSAKPTLGTAPEKKLAE
- the hpaB gene encoding 4-hydroxyphenylacetate 3-monooxygenase, oxygenase component, whose product is MGARNGQAFLDRLRQQPPTLYVDGARVEDPTTHPATRNMARSLAGLYDLQFDPMHRDLLTYEENGERYATSFMVPRTPEDLAKIGEAHRLRANYALGFLGRAPDYMNANVMAAGMASDYFEACEGSGEIGSGRNFGENMRRYYEYVRDHDLCLTHALTNPQVNRARMASELPDPYIALGIVRETEEGVVVRGARMLATLPIADEILIFPSTVIKENGDRSRYAIGFGLPTNAPGLSFQCREPFDTGRDVEDHPLSSRFDEQDAFVIFDDVLVPWERVFLMYDMNLANQAYARTDAVLHMAYQVVNLKIAKTEAMLGVAQSIVNTIGSGQFQHVQGKVSELILTLEIMKGLEVAARAGATVNQYGVLTPARGPLDAARNYYPSVYPRLQEIIQLLGASGIIMMPGKADREGPMGPFIEKYLQAAGANAEERLRLFRLAWDMTLSSFGARQNLYEKHFFGDPIRMSSALYESYDKQPYVDRISAFLKRGQTELVGADD